A single Vicugna pacos chromosome 15, VicPac4, whole genome shotgun sequence DNA region contains:
- the SELENOI gene encoding ethanolaminephosphotransferase 1 isoform X2, whose amino-acid sequence MAGYEYVSPEQLAGFDKYKYSALDTNPLSLYIMHPFWNTVVKVFPTWLAPNLITFSGFLLVVFNFLLMAYFDPDFYASAPGHKHVPDWVWIVVGILNFTAYTLDGVDGKQARRTNSSTPLGELFDHGLDSWSCVYFVVTVYSIFGRGSSGVSVFVLYLLLWVVLFSFILSHWEKYNTGILFLPWGYDISQVTISFVYIVTAIVGVEAWYEPFLFNFLYRDLFTAMIIGCALCVTLPMSLLNFFRSYKNNTLKHNSVYEAMVPFFSPCLLFVLSTAWILQSPSDILELHPRVFYFMVGTAFANITCQLIVCQMSSTRCPTFNWLLVPLFLVVLVVNLGVASYIESILLYTLTAAFTLAHIHYGVRVVKQLSSHFQIYPFSLRKPNSDULGMEEKNIGL is encoded by the exons ATGGCTGGTTACGAATACGTGAGCCCGGAGCAGCTGGCTGGCTTTGATAAGTACAAG TACAGTGCTCTGGATACCAATCCACTCTCTCTGTATATCATGCATCCATTTTGGAACACTGTAGTAAag GTATTTCCTACTTGGCTGGCTCCAAATCTGATAACCTTTTCTGGCTTTCTGCTGGTTGTGTTCAATTTTCTACTTATGGCATACTTTGATCCTGACTTTTATGCTTCAG CACCAGGTCACAAGCACGTACCTGATTGGGTTTGGATTGTAGTAGGCATCCTAAACTTCACAGCCTACACTCTAG ATGGCGTGGACGGAAAGCAAGCCCGCAGAACCAATTCCAGCACCCCGTTAGGGGAGCTTTTTGACCATGGCCTGGATAGTTGGTCATGTGTTTACTTTGTTGTAACTGTGTATTCCATTTTTGGACGAGGATCATCTGGTGTCAgtgtttttgttctttatctCCTGCTATgggtagttttattttctttcatcctgTCCCACTGGGAAAAGTATAACACAGGGATTCTTTTCCTGCCATGGGGATATGACATTAGCCAGGTG ACTATTTCTTTTGTCTACATAGTGACTGCGATTGTGGGAGTTGAGGCCTGGTATGAACCTTTCCTGTTTAATTTCTTATATAGAGACCTATTCACTGCAATGATTATTG GTTGTGCGTTATGCGTGACTCTTCCAATGAGTTTATTAAACTTTTTcag aagctaTAAAAATAACACCTTGAAACACAATTCAGTGTATGAAGCTATGGTTCCCTTCTTTTCTCCATGTTTGCTATTCGTTTTGTCTACAGCATGGATCCTCCAGTCACCTTCAGATATTTTAGAGTTACATCCTAGAGTATTCTATTTTATGGTTGGGACAGCCTTTGCAAACATCACa TGTCAGCTGATTGTTTGTCAAATGAGCAGTACCCGGTGCCCAACTTTCAATTGGTTGCTGGTTCCTCTCTTCTTGGTTGTCCTGGTGGTAAATTTAGGAGTAGCCTCTTACATTGAGAGCATTCTCCTGTATACATTGACAGCTGCTTTCACTCTGGCCCACATCCATTATGGAGTACGAGTG GTAAAGCAACTGAGCAGCCATTTTCAGATTTACCCCTTCTCATTGAGGAAACCAAACTCGGATTGACTaggaatggaagaaaagaatattgGCCTGTAA
- the SELENOI gene encoding ethanolaminephosphotransferase 1 isoform X3, whose product MAGYEYVSPEQLAGFDKYKYSALDTNPLSLYIMHPFWNTVVKVFPTWLAPNLITFSGFLLVVFNFLLMAYFDPDFYASAPGHKHVPDWVWIVVGILNFTAYTLDGVDGKQARRTNSSTPLGELFDHGLDSWSCVYFVVTVYSIFGRGSSGVSVFVLYLLLWVVLFSFILSHWEKYNTGILFLPWGYDISQVTISFVYIVTAIVGVEAWYEPFLFNFLYRDLFTAMIIGCALCVTLPMSLLNFFRSYKNNTLKHNSVYEAMVPFFSPCLLFVLSTAWILQSPSDILELHPRVFYFMVGTAFANITCQLIVCQMSSTRCPTFNWLLVPLFLVVLVVNLGVASYIESILLYTLTAAFTLAHIHYGVRVVKQLSSHFQIYPFSLRKPNSD is encoded by the exons ATGGCTGGTTACGAATACGTGAGCCCGGAGCAGCTGGCTGGCTTTGATAAGTACAAG TACAGTGCTCTGGATACCAATCCACTCTCTCTGTATATCATGCATCCATTTTGGAACACTGTAGTAAag GTATTTCCTACTTGGCTGGCTCCAAATCTGATAACCTTTTCTGGCTTTCTGCTGGTTGTGTTCAATTTTCTACTTATGGCATACTTTGATCCTGACTTTTATGCTTCAG CACCAGGTCACAAGCACGTACCTGATTGGGTTTGGATTGTAGTAGGCATCCTAAACTTCACAGCCTACACTCTAG ATGGCGTGGACGGAAAGCAAGCCCGCAGAACCAATTCCAGCACCCCGTTAGGGGAGCTTTTTGACCATGGCCTGGATAGTTGGTCATGTGTTTACTTTGTTGTAACTGTGTATTCCATTTTTGGACGAGGATCATCTGGTGTCAgtgtttttgttctttatctCCTGCTATgggtagttttattttctttcatcctgTCCCACTGGGAAAAGTATAACACAGGGATTCTTTTCCTGCCATGGGGATATGACATTAGCCAGGTG ACTATTTCTTTTGTCTACATAGTGACTGCGATTGTGGGAGTTGAGGCCTGGTATGAACCTTTCCTGTTTAATTTCTTATATAGAGACCTATTCACTGCAATGATTATTG GTTGTGCGTTATGCGTGACTCTTCCAATGAGTTTATTAAACTTTTTcag aagctaTAAAAATAACACCTTGAAACACAATTCAGTGTATGAAGCTATGGTTCCCTTCTTTTCTCCATGTTTGCTATTCGTTTTGTCTACAGCATGGATCCTCCAGTCACCTTCAGATATTTTAGAGTTACATCCTAGAGTATTCTATTTTATGGTTGGGACAGCCTTTGCAAACATCACa TGTCAGCTGATTGTTTGTCAAATGAGCAGTACCCGGTGCCCAACTTTCAATTGGTTGCTGGTTCCTCTCTTCTTGGTTGTCCTGGTGGTAAATTTAGGAGTAGCCTCTTACATTGAGAGCATTCTCCTGTATACATTGACAGCTGCTTTCACTCTGGCCCACATCCATTATGGAGTACGAGTG GTAAAGCAACTGAGCAGCCATTTTCAGATTTACCCCTTCTCATTGAGGAAACCAAACTCGGATTGA
- the SELENOI gene encoding ethanolaminephosphotransferase 1 isoform X1, with protein sequence MAGYEYVSPEQLAGFDKYKYSALDTNPLSLYIMHPFWNTVVKVFPTWLAPNLITFSGFLLVVFNFLLMAYFDPDFYASAPGHKHVPDWVWIVVGILNFTAYTLDGVDGKQARRTNSSTPLGELFDHGLDSWSCVYFVVTVYSIFGRGSSGVSVFVLYLLLWVVLFSFILSHWEKYNTGILFLPWGYDISQVTISFVYIVTAIVGVEAWYEPFLFNFLYRDLFTAMIIGCALCVTLPMSLLNFFRSYKNNTLKHNSVYEAMVPFFSPCLLFVLSTAWILQSPSDILELHPRVFYFMVGTAFANITCQLIVCQMSSTRCPTFNWLLVPLFLVVLVVNLGVASYIESILLYTLTAAFTLAHIHYGVRVVSNLQQHWFPLILINSEMKVREIFKRNLLIIVAGRIWGYSLNIG encoded by the exons ATGGCTGGTTACGAATACGTGAGCCCGGAGCAGCTGGCTGGCTTTGATAAGTACAAG TACAGTGCTCTGGATACCAATCCACTCTCTCTGTATATCATGCATCCATTTTGGAACACTGTAGTAAag GTATTTCCTACTTGGCTGGCTCCAAATCTGATAACCTTTTCTGGCTTTCTGCTGGTTGTGTTCAATTTTCTACTTATGGCATACTTTGATCCTGACTTTTATGCTTCAG CACCAGGTCACAAGCACGTACCTGATTGGGTTTGGATTGTAGTAGGCATCCTAAACTTCACAGCCTACACTCTAG ATGGCGTGGACGGAAAGCAAGCCCGCAGAACCAATTCCAGCACCCCGTTAGGGGAGCTTTTTGACCATGGCCTGGATAGTTGGTCATGTGTTTACTTTGTTGTAACTGTGTATTCCATTTTTGGACGAGGATCATCTGGTGTCAgtgtttttgttctttatctCCTGCTATgggtagttttattttctttcatcctgTCCCACTGGGAAAAGTATAACACAGGGATTCTTTTCCTGCCATGGGGATATGACATTAGCCAGGTG ACTATTTCTTTTGTCTACATAGTGACTGCGATTGTGGGAGTTGAGGCCTGGTATGAACCTTTCCTGTTTAATTTCTTATATAGAGACCTATTCACTGCAATGATTATTG GTTGTGCGTTATGCGTGACTCTTCCAATGAGTTTATTAAACTTTTTcag aagctaTAAAAATAACACCTTGAAACACAATTCAGTGTATGAAGCTATGGTTCCCTTCTTTTCTCCATGTTTGCTATTCGTTTTGTCTACAGCATGGATCCTCCAGTCACCTTCAGATATTTTAGAGTTACATCCTAGAGTATTCTATTTTATGGTTGGGACAGCCTTTGCAAACATCACa TGTCAGCTGATTGTTTGTCAAATGAGCAGTACCCGGTGCCCAACTTTCAATTGGTTGCTGGTTCCTCTCTTCTTGGTTGTCCTGGTGGTAAATTTAGGAGTAGCCTCTTACATTGAGAGCATTCTCCTGTATACATTGACAGCTGCTTTCACTCTGGCCCACATCCATTATGGAGTACGAGTGGTGAGTAATCTACAGCAACATTGGTTCCCTTTGATTCTTATAAATAGTGAAATGAAGGTGAgggaaattttcaaaagaaacttGCTTATTATAGTAGCTGGAAGGATTTGGGGATATTCTCTAAATATTGGATAA